From Paenibacillus sp. GP183, one genomic window encodes:
- a CDS encoding ROK family transcriptional regulator, whose product MDVTPITERISNRRSKDIYEYIRKHGTVSKIDLLEYSGMTISTLTRLLEELTQKGLILESGFGASTGGRRPILYQMNTAYAYVFGLEISRTLSKLVLVDLDMNKLDDHSWTMTDEMTPAKLIDIITDEAKHMMKGHSLDISTVLGMGIGAVGPVDRFTGVILEPLYFPAQGWSQVEVCRLLQERLGIPVMLDNGANTAILAESWVSRSQSYRHLLYIHAGIGLRSSMVSEGKVIYGAVDMEGSVGQMIIQTDGIPYRNSAGNYGALESYASLYSIERSARSALKQGRTTYLSHLAEDPETVTFQHIQEAVKKNDPLAVEIVTEAATYFGIGLANLLNILHPEKVILGGPLLAGSDLFFQTATGVAVRRAYHYPTYQVVFSKGSLGEEALAIGAAVMVMDCLTSS is encoded by the coding sequence GTGGATGTAACCCCAATTACGGAACGAATATCAAATCGCAGAAGCAAAGATATTTATGAATACATTCGCAAACACGGCACGGTCTCCAAAATCGATTTGCTGGAGTACAGCGGAATGACCATCAGCACCTTAACGCGCCTGTTGGAGGAGCTGACGCAAAAGGGGCTCATTCTAGAGTCGGGCTTTGGAGCTTCAACCGGCGGGCGCAGGCCGATTCTCTATCAAATGAATACAGCCTATGCTTATGTTTTTGGCCTTGAGATTTCCCGCACATTATCGAAGCTGGTTCTGGTAGATTTGGATATGAACAAGCTGGACGATCACAGCTGGACCATGACAGATGAGATGACGCCGGCTAAGCTGATTGACATCATCACAGACGAAGCGAAGCATATGATGAAGGGGCATTCGCTCGATATCTCTACTGTCCTAGGGATGGGAATCGGGGCGGTTGGTCCTGTGGATCGATTCACCGGCGTCATCCTCGAACCTCTCTATTTTCCGGCTCAAGGCTGGAGTCAGGTGGAAGTCTGCCGCCTGCTGCAGGAACGGCTTGGCATCCCGGTGATGCTCGACAACGGCGCCAACACGGCGATCCTTGCCGAATCCTGGGTAAGCCGATCGCAAAGCTACCGCCATTTGCTCTATATTCATGCCGGAATCGGTCTGCGCTCCTCCATGGTTTCGGAAGGGAAAGTCATCTACGGTGCCGTTGACATGGAAGGCTCCGTTGGACAAATGATTATCCAAACGGATGGAATTCCTTACCGTAACAGCGCTGGCAATTATGGAGCTTTGGAATCCTATGCCTCTTTGTATAGTATAGAACGATCTGCGCGTTCTGCGCTCAAACAGGGACGAACCACTTATCTTAGCCATCTGGCTGAAGATCCGGAGACGGTTACCTTTCAACACATCCAGGAAGCGGTGAAAAAAAACGACCCCCTTGCAGTGGAGATCGTAACGGAGGCTGCTACCTATTTTGGTATTGGATTGGCCAATTTACTCAATATTCTGCATCCGGAAAAAGTAATTCTCGGTGGACCGCTGCTTGCTGGCAGCGACCTTTTCTTCCAGACAGCGACAGGAGTCGCTGTGCGCAGAGCTTATCACTACCCTACCTATCAGGTAGTTTTCAGCAAAGGCAGCTTGGGTGAAGAAGCCTTGGCCATAGGTGCCGCAGTTATGGTCATGGACTGCCTAACTTCAAGCTAA
- a CDS encoding glucose 1-dehydrogenase produces MKWKDSIVIVTGAGRGIGHSLALAYGEQGAKVVAAELDTSACEQVAETIRQSGGQAIAVPTDVRQPAEVERLIHRAVETYGTVNIMINNAGIMRSASPYELALEDWEAVIGTNLTGIFLCSREAAKIMRELGQGGSIVNIASTRALMSEPNTEAYAASKAGIVGLTHALAVSLGADGIRVNCISPGWIETRGYEALRKADHEQHPAGRVGKTSDIVKACFYLTDPDNDFVTGINLVVDGGMTRKMIYEE; encoded by the coding sequence ATGAAATGGAAAGACAGCATAGTTATTGTAACAGGAGCTGGCCGTGGCATCGGCCATTCGCTAGCCTTGGCTTATGGGGAGCAAGGCGCCAAAGTGGTCGCTGCCGAGCTGGACACGTCTGCGTGCGAGCAGGTCGCCGAGACCATTCGCCAAAGCGGGGGACAAGCCATAGCCGTGCCTACGGATGTTAGACAGCCGGCCGAAGTCGAACGATTAATCCATCGTGCGGTTGAGACATATGGAACCGTTAATATTATGATCAACAATGCGGGTATCATGCGTTCCGCGTCGCCTTATGAATTAGCCCTTGAGGATTGGGAAGCTGTGATCGGAACCAATCTTACAGGCATATTTCTCTGTTCCCGCGAGGCTGCCAAAATCATGAGAGAGCTGGGTCAGGGAGGCTCTATCGTCAACATTGCCTCTACGCGCGCTCTGATGTCGGAACCGAACACCGAGGCTTACGCCGCTTCCAAAGCCGGCATAGTTGGACTCACTCATGCGCTTGCTGTGTCCTTGGGCGCCGACGGGATTCGCGTCAATTGCATCAGTCCCGGTTGGATAGAAACCCGTGGCTACGAGGCTCTCCGCAAAGCCGATCACGAGCAGCACCCTGCCGGCAGAGTCGGCAAGACCAGCGATATCGTCAAGGCTTGCTTTTACTTGACCGACCCGGACAATGACTTCGTCACAGGCATAAACTTGGTCGTAGACGGCGGCATGACCCGCAAAATGATCTACGAGGAGTAG
- a CDS encoding DMT family transporter, with translation MKIKDISVLLILAALWGASFLFIRIASPVLGPFLTIQGRVTIAAAALVIYMALLKLSPEFKQRWKQYLVLGALNAAFPFTLIAAAALHLTASMSAIINSMTPLFTALVVWGWMKEKLTVKKWFGIFTGILGVAVLVGWSPIQFTTEVFIAVVLSILSTVFYGFGGVYSKKTFAGVSPLSMAVGQQLGASILLLPVTLFNLPNSSASVSSAVIFSVLGLALLCTAIAYILYYYLIASVGPTKTASVTYLVPLFGMIWGILFLKEQITVGMMAGLFVILCSIFLISDIQLRRRVKIVRTNQM, from the coding sequence ATGAAAATTAAGGACATCTCTGTTTTGTTAATTTTGGCAGCGCTATGGGGGGCTTCGTTTCTTTTTATTCGAATCGCATCTCCCGTTTTGGGCCCGTTTCTCACGATTCAAGGCAGAGTTACGATAGCTGCTGCGGCCTTGGTAATCTATATGGCGCTGCTCAAGCTTTCCCCCGAATTTAAACAGCGCTGGAAGCAGTATCTTGTCCTTGGAGCATTGAATGCTGCATTTCCTTTTACACTGATCGCTGCTGCCGCCTTGCATCTCACTGCATCCATGTCGGCTATCATTAACTCCATGACTCCTTTATTCACAGCTCTTGTCGTGTGGGGATGGATGAAGGAAAAGCTGACTGTTAAAAAGTGGTTTGGAATTTTTACAGGAATTTTAGGGGTAGCTGTTCTGGTAGGATGGAGTCCGATCCAATTTACGACAGAAGTGTTCATAGCTGTTGTGCTCTCCATTCTTTCTACCGTTTTTTATGGATTTGGCGGCGTTTACTCCAAAAAAACCTTTGCAGGTGTATCCCCTCTTTCTATGGCGGTTGGTCAGCAATTGGGGGCATCGATACTTTTATTACCTGTCACACTCTTCAATCTGCCGAATTCAAGTGCTTCTGTCTCATCAGCCGTCATTTTCTCCGTGCTTGGGCTAGCATTATTATGTACAGCGATTGCCTATATTTTGTATTATTACTTAATTGCCAGTGTAGGCCCGACGAAAACGGCCAGCGTTACCTATTTGGTTCCTCTGTTCGGGATGATTTGGGGCATACTTTTCCTGAAAGAGCAGATTACGGTTGGAATGATGGCAGGACTCTTTGTGATTTTGTGCAGCATTTTTCTAATTTCGGATATCCAGCTTCGCCGCAGGGTAAAAATAGTAAGGACTAATCAGATGTAA
- a CDS encoding molybdenum cofactor guanylyltransferase: MMTGVILAGGQNRRMGGKHKALIPFRGVPLLNIQLQEMARICKQILLVTHKPELFAPILQDIRQAEVSCIPDVLPGKGPLSGIHAACLAAETNRLWIVGCDMPYVSAAAAEALYDLSESTQADAVIPVIHEKVQPLHGIYDKRIAPVVSELLGMEQFKLMGLLARIHFVTADDLFFAQRDIALTFTVNLNTPDDFLSAE, from the coding sequence ATGATGACAGGAGTCATTTTGGCCGGGGGGCAGAATCGCCGAATGGGGGGTAAGCACAAAGCACTGATTCCCTTCAGGGGTGTTCCGCTCTTAAACATACAGCTCCAAGAAATGGCCAGGATTTGCAAACAAATTCTCCTTGTGACCCATAAACCGGAACTATTTGCTCCGATTCTTCAGGATATTCGGCAGGCTGAGGTGAGCTGTATTCCTGATGTGCTGCCCGGAAAAGGTCCTTTAAGCGGCATTCATGCGGCGTGCCTCGCTGCTGAAACAAATCGACTTTGGATTGTCGGCTGTGATATGCCCTATGTATCAGCTGCCGCAGCTGAAGCTTTGTATGATTTGAGTGAGAGCACCCAGGCGGACGCGGTTATCCCGGTTATTCATGAAAAAGTCCAGCCCTTACATGGTATTTATGATAAAAGGATTGCACCTGTCGTCTCAGAGCTGCTTGGCATGGAACAGTTTAAGCTGATGGGACTGCTGGCACGCATTCATTTTGTGACCGCGGATGATTTATTTTTCGCTCAAAGGGACATTGCCTTAACATTCACAGTCAATTTGAACACACCGGATGATTTTCTTTCTGCGGAGTAA
- a CDS encoding substrate-binding domain-containing protein, whose amino-acid sequence MENESVLSPLFTLKEPPTAIFAANNFLAISIIRSLKSMNLRVPDDISLVGYDDLGFASELNPFLTVAVQPAYQFGYEGIGLLIDRIQGTAAPEPRTVLFPSEIVIRSSSKSPLK is encoded by the coding sequence TTGGAAAATGAATCTGTATTGTCACCCTTGTTCACTCTGAAGGAACCGCCAACGGCTATTTTTGCGGCTAACAATTTCTTGGCGATCAGCATCATTCGCAGTTTAAAAAGCATGAACCTGCGTGTTCCAGATGACATCTCTCTCGTAGGTTATGATGATCTGGGATTTGCCTCCGAGCTCAATCCTTTCCTTACCGTGGCTGTGCAGCCTGCATACCAATTCGGGTATGAGGGGATTGGGCTTCTTATTGACCGCATACAAGGAACGGCAGCCCCCGAGCCCAGAACTGTATTATTCCCTTCAGAAATAGTGATACGCAGCTCATCTAAATCTCCGCTAAAATAG
- a CDS encoding LacI family DNA-binding transcriptional regulator, which produces MNFIVFPKDVLALVTIYDVAKEANVSAMTVSRVINNKGRISEAIKKL; this is translated from the coding sequence ATGAATTTCATAGTCTTCCCAAAGGATGTGCTGGCGTTGGTCACAATTTACGATGTAGCAAAGGAAGCCAATGTCTCTGCGATGACGGTTTCCAGGGTAATCAATAATAAAGGAAGAATCAGCGAGGCTATAAAGAAGCTTTGA
- a CDS encoding MOSC domain-containing protein, with amino-acid sequence MEVVSVNVGKPASLKVQNKEELFTGIVKSPVNSDLHLSFIQLEGDGQADLLNHGGVDKALCVYCHEHYAYWEHLLGKRLDPGAFGENITMSGLLESEVCIGDTFSLGNAIVQVAQPRQPCYKLADRHAVPDFVMKVQTIGYSGYYFRVLQEGKLPPNPQIQLVSKQSMGVTIEFVNQILYHDKRNVEGIQRIVAVPELSEKLRLTLNKRLQELEV; translated from the coding sequence GTGGAAGTTGTATCCGTCAATGTGGGGAAACCCGCTTCATTAAAGGTTCAGAATAAGGAGGAGCTGTTCACGGGGATTGTAAAATCACCGGTCAACTCCGATTTGCATTTGTCCTTCATCCAGCTGGAAGGGGACGGACAAGCCGATTTGCTGAATCACGGCGGTGTCGATAAAGCACTCTGTGTATACTGCCACGAGCATTATGCCTATTGGGAGCACCTGCTGGGGAAAAGGCTGGATCCTGGAGCTTTTGGCGAAAATATTACAATGAGTGGTCTCCTTGAGTCCGAGGTTTGTATCGGCGACACATTTTCGCTGGGGAATGCCATTGTTCAGGTCGCTCAACCGAGGCAGCCTTGTTACAAGCTTGCGGATCGTCACGCAGTTCCTGATTTTGTCATGAAAGTTCAAACTATAGGCTATAGCGGGTATTACTTTCGTGTCCTGCAGGAGGGTAAACTTCCTCCCAATCCTCAAATCCAGCTAGTAAGCAAACAGTCAATGGGAGTCACTATTGAATTTGTGAACCAGATCTTATACCATGATAAGCGAAATGTTGAAGGCATTCAGCGTATTGTGGCGGTACCTGAGCTTTCGGAAAAATTGAGACTTACGCTGAACAAACGTCTGCAAGAGCTAGAGGTTTAA
- the glp gene encoding gephyrin-like molybdotransferase Glp yields the protein MSKSFNFKFGRKAISVEEARKELEPFIKQTDIEHIPLALSFGRTIAKDILAAHPVPHFRRSGVDGYAVRSADIAAASPENPVGLTVIEHIPSGTVPIRKIESGMAARIMTGAPVPEGADAVVMLEMTEKGSAEGLDYGHVERTFIRKSLFSGQNITPIAGEISEGERVLQRGCRIASGEAALLATFGYETVAIYSKPRVAIFSTGSELLKVGDAMAPGRIRNSNSYMLACQVEACGGIPMIMPPLADDPEQVQTALVQAFESADCVITSGGVSVGDYDVLVEVFKRWNGTLLFNKIAMRPGSPTSAAVWQDKLLLALSGNPGAAFVGFELFARPVLESMQGVRQPYPEACTAFLEVDYEKGSAYPRYVRGTTRIDDGRLYVKPAGADKSSIMVSIKDADCLIYLPAGGSGFRKDEKVNIYML from the coding sequence GTGAGCAAGTCATTCAATTTCAAGTTCGGACGTAAGGCGATATCCGTAGAAGAAGCTCGAAAAGAATTGGAACCTTTTATCAAGCAGACCGACATCGAGCACATTCCGCTGGCGCTTTCCTTTGGCAGAACTATCGCGAAGGATATCCTCGCGGCCCATCCTGTGCCGCATTTTCGCCGTTCCGGAGTTGACGGATATGCAGTGCGATCCGCAGATATTGCGGCAGCCTCTCCGGAGAATCCGGTGGGGCTGACAGTTATCGAGCATATCCCAAGCGGGACAGTGCCGATTCGGAAGATTGAATCCGGAATGGCGGCCCGCATCATGACAGGTGCTCCGGTTCCGGAAGGAGCGGATGCTGTCGTCATGCTGGAAATGACGGAAAAGGGATCGGCTGAGGGCTTAGACTATGGACATGTGGAACGCACATTCATCCGAAAGAGCCTGTTCAGCGGCCAAAATATAACACCCATAGCAGGCGAGATCAGCGAAGGAGAAAGGGTCTTGCAGCGGGGATGCCGTATTGCTTCCGGTGAGGCCGCGCTTCTGGCCACCTTTGGCTATGAAACTGTGGCCATTTATAGCAAGCCGCGGGTGGCTATCTTTTCAACTGGCTCGGAGCTGTTGAAGGTGGGGGACGCGATGGCGCCGGGCCGAATCCGAAACAGTAACAGCTACATGCTGGCCTGCCAAGTCGAGGCTTGCGGAGGAATACCGATGATCATGCCTCCATTGGCAGATGATCCGGAGCAGGTACAGACTGCGCTTGTCCAAGCGTTTGAATCCGCCGATTGTGTTATCACCTCAGGCGGAGTATCTGTTGGCGACTATGATGTGCTGGTGGAAGTATTTAAGCGCTGGAATGGAACATTGCTGTTCAATAAAATCGCAATGCGGCCAGGCAGCCCGACCAGCGCAGCGGTTTGGCAGGATAAGCTGCTTTTAGCCCTATCCGGTAATCCTGGCGCTGCGTTTGTAGGCTTTGAGCTGTTTGCCCGGCCAGTACTGGAAAGCATGCAGGGCGTAAGGCAGCCGTATCCTGAAGCATGCACGGCTTTTTTGGAAGTCGATTATGAGAAAGGCTCCGCCTATCCGCGCTATGTAAGAGGAACGACGCGAATTGATGACGGCAGGCTTTATGTCAAACCGGCAGGCGCAGATAAATCAAGCATCATGGTATCGATTAAAGATGCTGATTGCTTGATTTACCTTCCTGCTGGCGGCAGCGGTTTTCGCAAGGATGAAAAAGTGAATATTTACATGCTCTGA
- a CDS encoding MFS transporter, whose amino-acid sequence MRRIPFFSMLIGYDTAIWIRVIGTILISLTGFMMRPYLVYYLYDKLDGSIILSMIIVGVQPLCGMIVNLYAGGLSDRYGRKPMMLISLLVQGLSIAGYIGATEVWHYAVISVFNGIGFALFMPAANAQITDVVPAEKRAEVFALLHTALNMGAAFGPVVGLLLFNWNQSLIFLVCSLSLFVYATLVGWKVPETLPVRSKVQQAAFLKKPKVKWSEHKTLLWMTLLTMPATLLYAQVESTFPLHLQHHFENYKSVFATIVTFNGLMVITLQLWIAKRTEAKPAYLMIGLAYLLFAIVALGYGYMPYLALLLVVEFLFTVGEMLYGPHAQKVISIIAPEDQRGWYFSVYGMNWQLARAFGPIIGGFLLSRFGGEFMFTVLAAVILIAGIAQTSLIKRLNPHKEKVVTEEQIVV is encoded by the coding sequence ATGCGAAGAATACCATTTTTCTCCATGTTAATCGGCTATGACACAGCCATTTGGATTCGGGTGATCGGTACGATACTGATCTCTCTGACAGGCTTCATGATGCGGCCTTATTTAGTTTATTACTTGTACGACAAGCTGGATGGCTCCATCATTCTCTCCATGATCATTGTGGGTGTTCAGCCTTTATGCGGAATGATCGTCAATTTATATGCAGGTGGATTGAGCGATCGCTATGGACGTAAGCCGATGATGCTTATATCCTTATTGGTTCAAGGATTGTCCATTGCCGGTTATATAGGTGCTACAGAAGTGTGGCATTATGCGGTCATATCGGTTTTTAACGGAATAGGCTTTGCTTTATTCATGCCGGCAGCCAATGCCCAGATTACAGATGTAGTGCCTGCAGAAAAGCGCGCAGAAGTATTTGCCCTGCTGCATACGGCACTGAATATGGGAGCGGCTTTCGGGCCTGTCGTCGGGTTGCTGTTGTTCAATTGGAATCAAAGCTTGATTTTTTTGGTCTGTTCGCTGTCATTATTTGTTTATGCGACATTGGTAGGCTGGAAGGTTCCCGAAACTTTACCAGTCCGCAGTAAGGTCCAGCAGGCAGCTTTTCTCAAAAAGCCAAAGGTTAAATGGAGTGAGCATAAAACCTTGCTCTGGATGACACTGCTGACGATGCCGGCCACTTTGCTGTACGCTCAGGTGGAATCTACGTTTCCGCTGCATTTACAACATCATTTTGAAAATTACAAATCGGTGTTTGCTACGATTGTCACCTTTAACGGGTTGATGGTCATTACTCTGCAGCTCTGGATTGCGAAGCGTACAGAGGCTAAACCGGCTTACCTCATGATTGGACTGGCTTATTTGCTGTTTGCCATAGTGGCCCTCGGTTACGGGTACATGCCTTACTTAGCACTGCTTCTTGTGGTTGAGTTTTTATTTACTGTAGGGGAAATGCTGTATGGTCCACATGCGCAGAAGGTGATTTCAATTATTGCACCTGAAGATCAAAGAGGCTGGTATTTTTCCGTGTACGGCATGAATTGGCAGCTGGCTCGAGCGTTCGGTCCTATCATTGGAGGATTTTTGTTAAGCCGCTTTGGCGGGGAATTCATGTTTACGGTGCTTGCGGCCGTAATCCTGATTGCGGGAATTGCGCAGACTTCGCTGATCAAGAGATTGAACCCGCACAAAGAGAAGGTAGTCACGGAAGAGCAGATTGTTGTATGA
- a CDS encoding class I SAM-dependent methyltransferase, producing MDYLDMLTKLGVGNAHPGGYAETLKQLEKHPLPIGSRVLEVGCGTGRTACLLVEKGCIVTALDIRPEMVAKARLRAERLHAQLQVIEGDACNLPFAEHEFDVVMVESVSNFADTRKALSEYRRVLKPGGVLYDREVIKWKKMPKDVYSSICRFYGITSLLTVEEWQERLESAGFSRAHHDDKRPFPPNMWEDMVNHPDPIKLADEQTLLDPQIWQLSIEYDQLMESYLDYLGYAVLIGIR from the coding sequence ATGGATTACTTGGATATGCTGACTAAGCTGGGTGTTGGCAATGCGCATCCTGGTGGATATGCGGAGACTTTGAAGCAGCTCGAAAAACACCCTTTGCCGATTGGGAGCAGGGTGCTTGAGGTGGGCTGCGGCACAGGACGAACCGCTTGCCTCTTAGTGGAAAAGGGCTGTATCGTGACCGCTTTGGATATCCGACCTGAAATGGTGGCGAAAGCGCGATTAAGGGCGGAACGCCTTCATGCCCAATTGCAGGTTATCGAAGGGGATGCCTGCAATCTTCCTTTTGCGGAACATGAATTTGATGTGGTCATGGTCGAATCGGTTTCAAATTTTGCAGATACACGCAAAGCCTTGTCGGAATATCGCAGGGTACTGAAACCCGGTGGAGTCTTATATGACCGAGAGGTCATTAAATGGAAAAAGATGCCGAAAGATGTTTACAGCTCCATCTGTAGGTTTTATGGCATTACATCGCTGCTGACGGTGGAGGAATGGCAAGAAAGGCTGGAATCCGCCGGGTTCTCCCGTGCTCATCATGATGATAAAAGACCGTTTCCACCGAATATGTGGGAGGATATGGTCAACCATCCAGATCCAATTAAGCTTGCGGATGAGCAGACCTTGCTCGATCCGCAAATCTGGCAGTTGTCGATTGAATATGATCAATTGATGGAGAGTTATTTGGATTATCTAGGTTATGCCGTATTGATTGGGATCAGATGA
- a CDS encoding molybdopterin-dependent oxidoreductase — MESRRGWLKQSFGKKLNRIHKWNAWIALILAVTGIVLSIGGIRGDLGAFRVTIKQAHIIFGVVSILILILYAPMIRKHWKQIRGRNNQKGNLIFVLALLIGWSLSGVILWQFRSLPPKLNNAALLVHDLLTWVGIPYAAYHSISRSRLLKRQQRQELAAAAAAARALPAAAPAPAAVEPAAASAEAAGTTAPAASGDAAQRTRAQAVITALKESPITRASFLRLAAGLLLVIGVGPAFYRWIKGALDTGGAGLAAVAASDGNRMLPPPVPLPDSATVVGGGAQGNFRVYTVTEIPAFSSDNWQFALSGLVDKPKTFNWEEFLKLERTVQVSDFHCVTGWSVYKVTWEGIPLKKLLDIGNVKKEAKFVKFYSGDKVYTDTLDLKQIASLDDIMVAVLMDGKPIPQMLGGPVRLVVPKMYAYKSVKWLQAIELIDKEHIGYWELRGYDTDAWLPAGKT; from the coding sequence ATGGAATCACGAAGAGGATGGCTGAAGCAATCATTCGGCAAAAAGTTAAACCGAATTCACAAGTGGAATGCCTGGATTGCTTTAATTTTGGCGGTTACAGGGATTGTCCTCAGCATAGGCGGAATTCGGGGAGACCTCGGCGCATTTCGAGTCACCATTAAGCAGGCGCATATTATTTTTGGCGTTGTCTCGATCCTGATCCTTATTTTATATGCCCCGATGATTCGCAAGCACTGGAAACAGATTCGCGGACGGAACAATCAAAAAGGCAATCTGATTTTTGTGCTGGCGCTGCTCATTGGCTGGAGCCTGTCGGGCGTGATCTTGTGGCAGTTCCGAAGCTTGCCGCCAAAACTGAACAATGCCGCTCTGCTGGTGCATGATTTGCTCACCTGGGTCGGCATTCCCTATGCCGCCTACCACTCGATCTCCCGCAGCCGCCTGCTGAAGCGGCAGCAAAGGCAAGAGCTGGCAGCGGCCGCAGCCGCTGCCAGAGCATTGCCAGCGGCCGCCCCGGCGCCGGCCGCTGTAGAGCCCGCCGCAGCCTCGGCCGAGGCTGCAGGCACAACCGCGCCCGCCGCCTCGGGCGACGCGGCGCAGCGCACTCGAGCGCAGGCGGTCATCACCGCGCTCAAGGAATCGCCGATCACACGCGCATCCTTCCTGCGGCTTGCCGCAGGGCTGCTACTCGTGATCGGAGTTGGCCCCGCCTTTTACCGCTGGATAAAAGGCGCTTTGGACACCGGCGGCGCCGGACTTGCCGCCGTTGCCGCCTCGGACGGCAACCGGATGCTGCCGCCGCCGGTGCCGCTGCCGGACTCCGCCACTGTCGTCGGCGGAGGAGCCCAAGGGAATTTCCGCGTGTACACGGTGACGGAAATTCCCGCTTTCTCCTCGGATAACTGGCAGTTCGCGTTATCCGGTCTTGTCGATAAACCCAAGACCTTCAATTGGGAGGAATTTTTGAAGCTCGAACGCACGGTGCAGGTGAGCGACTTTCATTGTGTAACTGGCTGGTCAGTTTATAAGGTGACGTGGGAGGGAATCCCGCTGAAAAAGCTGCTGGACATAGGCAATGTGAAAAAAGAAGCCAAGTTCGTCAAGTTTTATTCCGGCGATAAGGTGTATACGGATACGCTTGACTTGAAGCAGATAGCCAGCCTGGATGATATCATGGTGGCCGTTCTTATGGATGGCAAACCGATCCCGCAAATGCTGGGCGGTCCTGTACGCTTGGTTGTCCCGAAAATGTATGCCTATAAATCTGTAAAATGGCTGCAGGCCATCGAGCTGATCGATAAAGAGCATATCGGCTACTGGGAGCTTCGCGGTTATGACACCGATGCCTGGTTGCCTGCTGGAAAAACCTGA
- a CDS encoding alpha/beta fold hydrolase — translation MKATINGVSIAYEDTGQGMPVILLHGFPLDHRMWRNQIEALQIAYRVITPDFRGMGGSDVPKDNITMDQYADDVLALMDQLQVEKAVLGGFSMGGYVAFSLLRKAPKRFTAVVLADTRPEADSQEARKNRMTMAASLFEKGAIAARDAMMPRLLSEDAQLAKLDLVNELGRTIGSMEPEGLVHACLAMAFRKDSVPLLPSINVPTLVIVGEKDAITPPDVMKQMADRIPQSRMIHIPGAAHLTPMEKPEEFNTALLEFLKDLA, via the coding sequence ATGAAAGCAACAATAAATGGCGTATCAATCGCTTATGAGGATACAGGTCAAGGAATGCCTGTCATCTTGCTTCATGGGTTTCCTTTGGATCATCGGATGTGGCGCAATCAAATCGAAGCCCTGCAGATTGCTTATCGTGTAATTACACCGGATTTTCGTGGTATGGGCGGCTCTGACGTGCCGAAGGATAATATAACTATGGATCAATATGCGGATGATGTTTTGGCCTTGATGGACCAGCTTCAAGTTGAAAAAGCCGTTCTTGGCGGTTTCTCCATGGGGGGTTATGTGGCTTTCTCATTGCTGCGCAAAGCTCCGAAGCGCTTCACGGCAGTCGTGCTGGCCGATACCAGGCCCGAAGCCGATTCGCAGGAAGCCCGTAAGAATAGAATGACGATGGCTGCTTCTTTATTTGAAAAGGGTGCCATTGCCGCTCGCGATGCCATGATGCCCAGGCTGCTTTCTGAGGATGCTCAGCTAGCAAAGCTTGATCTGGTAAATGAGCTTGGTCGCACGATTGGCTCGATGGAGCCGGAAGGATTGGTCCATGCGTGTCTGGCCATGGCATTTCGCAAGGATTCCGTCCCTCTGCTTCCGTCCATCAACGTACCTACCCTTGTCATCGTAGGTGAAAAGGATGCCATTACCCCACCCGATGTGATGAAGCAAATGGCTGATCGCATCCCCCAGTCACGAATGATACATATTCCTGGCGCGGCTCACTTGACACCCATGGAAAAGCCTGAGGAGTTCAACACAGCGCTGTTGGAGTTTTTGAAAGACTTAGCTTGA